From Molothrus aeneus isolate 106 chromosome 18, BPBGC_Maene_1.0, whole genome shotgun sequence, a single genomic window includes:
- the CHCHD10 gene encoding coiled-coil-helix-coiled-coil-helix domain-containing protein 10, mitochondrial, whose translation MARGSRSVSRPAKAPAHPAPASPAPAAPMPAAQPAQPGLMAQMASTAAGVAVGSAVGHVVGSAITGVFSGGSSEPAKAAAPAQEPPAVLQQSPYGPCHYEMKQFLECATNQRDLTLCEGFNEALKQCKYSNGVSSLL comes from the exons ATGGCGCGCGGCAGTAGGAGCGTGTCTCGGCCCGCCAAGGCCCCTGCGCACCCCGCGCCCGCCAG CCCGGCCCCAGCGGCCCCGATGCCCGCGGCGCAGCCGGCGCAGCCCGGGCTGATGGCGCAGATGGCGAGCACGGCGGCCGGCGTGGCTGTGGGTTCCGCCGTGGGACACGTTGTGGGCAGCGCCATCACCGGCGTCTTCAGCGGCGGCTCCTCCGAGCCCGCCAAGGCGGCGGCGCCCGCGCAG GAGCCCCCGGCCGTGCTGCAGCAGTCGCCGTACGGACCGTGCCACTATGAGATGAAGCAGTTCCTGGAATGCGCCACCAACCAGCGAGACCTGACCCTGTGCGAGGGCTTCAACGAGGCTCTGAAGCAGTGCAAGTACAGCAACG GTGTTTCTTCTCTCCTGTGA